In Fusarium verticillioides 7600 chromosome 4, whole genome shotgun sequence, the following proteins share a genomic window:
- a CDS encoding phosphoketolase, with the protein MTEEVKSISPFGIARSTVKGEPLSKEEIQQYNDFFKASCYLSLGMIYLKENPLLREPLKADHLKLRLLGHFGSAPGQIFTYMHFNRLIKKHDLDALFISGPGHGAPAVLSQSYLEGVYTEVYPDKTQDAEGMQKFFKSFSFPGGIGSHATPETPGSLHEGGELGYSISHAFGVVFDNPNLIALTMVGDGEAETGPLATAWHSNKFLNPIVDGAVLPVLHLNGYKINNPTVLARISHRELECLFIGYGWQPYFVEGDDVETMHQAMAATLEHCVDEIRKIQKEARESGEAKRPLWPMIVLRSPKGWTAPRKVDDNYLEGYWRAHQVPISDPATNPAHLKVLEDWMRSYEPDRLFDESGAPIASLRALVPEGNRRMSANPVANGGALRKPLRMPNFKDYAIKVDSPGNVMNASMTNMAVFLKDVIAENQTNFRLFGPDETESNKLGGVYAAGKKVWMGEYFEEDDNGGNLAKAGRVVEMLSEHNCEGWLEGYLLSGRHGLLNSYEPFIHVIDSMVNQHCKWIEKCLEVEWRAKVASLNILLTAVVWRQDHNGFTHQDPGFLDVVANKSPEVVRIYLPPDGNCLLSVMDHCLRSVNYVNVVVSDKQEHLQYLSMDAAIEHCTKGIGIWPQFSTDAGQDPDLVMASCGDISTHESLAAIDLLLEHFPELKIRCVNVVDLFKLIHPSDHPHGLPDSEWTSLFTDDTPVIFNFHSYPWMVHRLTYKRPGSRNLHVRGYKEKGNIDTPLELAIRNQTDRFSLAIDAIDRMPQLHNRGASARQALLNAQIQARNEAFETGMDPPFLKNWTWKRNGLWKKVADGLVSR; encoded by the exons ATGACAGAGGAAGTCAAATCTATCTCGCCCTTCGGCATTGCCCGCTCAACTGTCAAGGGCGAGCCTCtctccaaggaggagatCCAGCAGTACAatgacttcttcaaggccagcTGCTATCTCTCCTTAGGCATGATCTACCTCAAGGAgaatcctcttcttcgagaaccCCTCAAGGCCgaccatctcaagcttcgaTTGCTTGGCCACTTTGGCTCTGCCCCCGGCCAAATCTTCACATATATGCACTTTAACCGTCTGATCAAGAAGCACGATCTTGACGCTCTCTTCATATCTGGTCCCGGACACGGTGCCCCCGCTGTCCTGTCTCAGTCTTATCTGGAGGGTGTCTACACTGAGGTGTACCCTGACAAGACTCAAGATGCTGAGGGTATGCAAaagttcttcaagagcttttcGTTCCCAGGTGGAATTGGCTCTCACGCTACTCCTGAAACCCCTGGATCTCTCCATGAGGGTGGTGAGCTGGGTTACTCCATCTCACATGCCTTTGGTGTTGTCTTCGATAACCCCAACTTGATTGCTCTTACTATGGTCGGTGATGGTGAGGCCGAGACTGGTCCCCTGGCTACCGCCTGGCACAgcaacaagttcctcaaccCGATTGTTGACGGTGCTGTCCTCCCTGTTCTTCACCTTAACGGTtacaagatcaacaaccccaCAGTCCTTGCTCGAATCTCACACCGAGAACTCGAatgcctcttcatcggtTATGGCTGGCAGCCATACTTTGTTGAgggcgacgatgttgagactATGCACCAGGCTATGGCTGCTACTCTCGAGCACTGCGTGGACGAGATCCGAAAGATCCAGAAGGAGGCTCGTGAGTCCGGCGAGGCCAAGCGACCTCTGTGGCCCATGATCGTTCTCCGAAGTCCCAAGGGTTGGACTGCCCCTCGCAAGGTTGACGATAATTACCTCGAGGGCTACTGGCGAGCTCACCAGGTGCCCATCTCAGACCCCGCCACAAACCCTGCTCACCTCAAGGTCCTTGAGGATTGGATGCGAAGCTACGAGCCCGATCGTCTATTTGACGAGTCTGGCGCGCCTATTGCCTCTCTCCGTGCTCTTGTGCCTGAAGGTAACCGACGAATGAGCGCCAACCCCGTCGCCAACGGTGGTGCGCTTAGGAAGCCGTTGAGAATGCCCAACTTCAAAGACTACGCCATCAAGGTTGACAGCCCCGGAAACGTCATGAACGCCAGCATGACCAACATGGCTGTCTTCCTCAAGGATGTCATTGCTGAGAACCAGACAAACTTCCGTCTCTTTGGTCCTGATGAGACTGAATCTAACAAGCTTGGCGGTGTCTACGCTGCCGGGAAGAAGGTCTGGATGGGCGAGTacttcgaggaggatgacaaCGGTGGTAACCTTGCCAAGGCTGGCCGTGTCGTTGAGATGCTTTCTGAGCATAACTGTGAAGGCTGGCTCGAGGGTTACCTCCTCAGTGGTCGCCACGGTCTTCTCAACAGTTACGAGCCTTTCATTCACGTTATTGACTCCATGGTCAACCAG CACTGCAAGTGGATCGAGAAGtgtctcgaggttgagtgGCGAGCCAAGGTTGCctctctcaacatcctcttGACTGCCGTTGTCTGGCGTCAAGATCACAACGGTTTCACTCACCAAGATCCCGGTTTCCTCGACGTTGTCGCCAACAAGAGCCCCGAGGTTGTCCGCATCTACCTTCCTCCTGATGGCAACTGTCTGCTTTCTG TCATGGACCACTGTCTCCGATCAGTCAACTACGTCAACGTTGTTGTTTCTGATAAGCAGGAGCATCTTCAGTACCTCTCCATGGACGCTGCCATTGAGCATTGCACCAAGGGTATTGGTATATGGCCTCAGTTCTCCACCGATGCTGGACAGGATCCCGACCTGGTCATGGCCTCTTGCGGTGATATCAGCACTCATGAGTCTTTGGCCGCCATTGATCTCCTGCTCGAGCACTTCCCTGAGCTCAAGATTCGATGCGTCAACGTTGTTGATCTCTTTAAGCTGATCCACCCCAGCGACCACCCCCACGGTCTCCCCGACTCTGAGTGGACCAGCCTCTTCACTGATGACACAcctgtcatcttcaacttccacaGCTACCCCTGGATGGTGCACCGCCTGACATACAAGCGTCCTGGTAGCCGCAACCTCCACGTTCGCGGTtacaaggagaagggcaaCATCGATACACCTCTCGAGCTTGCTATTCGCAACCAGACTGATCGATTCAGTTTGGCCATCGATGCTATCGACCGCATGCCTCAACTCCACAACCGGGGCGCCTCGGCCCGCCAGGCTCTGCTCAATGCACAGATCCAGGCCCGCAACGAGGCCTTTGAGACAGGCATGGACCCTCCCTTCCTCAAGAACTGGACCTGGAAGCGCAATGGCCTTTGGAAGAAGGTTGCCGACGGCCTTGTCTCTCGATAG
- a CDS encoding phosphoketolase translates to MTEEVKSISPFGIARSTVKGEPLSKEEIQQYNDFFKASCYLSLGMIYLKENPLLREPLKADHLKLRLLGHFGSAPGQIFTYMHFNRLIKKHDLDALFISGPGHGAPAVLSQSYLEGVYTEVYPDKTQDAEGMQKFFKSFSFPGGIGSHATPETPGSLHEGGELGYSISHAFGVVFDNPNLIALTMVGDGEAETGPLATAWHSNKFLNPIVDGAVLPVLHLNGYKINNPTVLARISHRELECLFIGYGWQPYFVEGDDVETMHQAMAATLEHCVDEIRKIQKEARESGEAKRPLWPMIVLRSPKGWTAPRKVDDNYLEGYWRAHQVPISDPATNPAHLKVLEDWMRSYEPDRLFDESGAPIASLRALVPEGNRRMSANPVANGGALRKPLRMPNFKDYAIKVDSPGNVMNASMTNMAVFLKDVIAENQTNFRLFGPDETESNKLGGVYAAGKKVWMGEYFEEDDNGGNLAKAGRVVEMLSEHNCEGWLEGYLLSGRHGLLNSYEPFIHVIDSMVNQHCKWIEKCLEVEWRAKVASLNILLTAVVWRQDHNGFTHQDPGFLDVVANKSPEVVRIYLPPDGNCLLSGMSNS, encoded by the exons ATGACAGAGGAAGTCAAATCTATCTCGCCCTTCGGCATTGCCCGCTCAACTGTCAAGGGCGAGCCTCtctccaaggaggagatCCAGCAGTACAatgacttcttcaaggccagcTGCTATCTCTCCTTAGGCATGATCTACCTCAAGGAgaatcctcttcttcgagaaccCCTCAAGGCCgaccatctcaagcttcgaTTGCTTGGCCACTTTGGCTCTGCCCCCGGCCAAATCTTCACATATATGCACTTTAACCGTCTGATCAAGAAGCACGATCTTGACGCTCTCTTCATATCTGGTCCCGGACACGGTGCCCCCGCTGTCCTGTCTCAGTCTTATCTGGAGGGTGTCTACACTGAGGTGTACCCTGACAAGACTCAAGATGCTGAGGGTATGCAAaagttcttcaagagcttttcGTTCCCAGGTGGAATTGGCTCTCACGCTACTCCTGAAACCCCTGGATCTCTCCATGAGGGTGGTGAGCTGGGTTACTCCATCTCACATGCCTTTGGTGTTGTCTTCGATAACCCCAACTTGATTGCTCTTACTATGGTCGGTGATGGTGAGGCCGAGACTGGTCCCCTGGCTACCGCCTGGCACAgcaacaagttcctcaaccCGATTGTTGACGGTGCTGTCCTCCCTGTTCTTCACCTTAACGGTtacaagatcaacaaccccaCAGTCCTTGCTCGAATCTCACACCGAGAACTCGAatgcctcttcatcggtTATGGCTGGCAGCCATACTTTGTTGAgggcgacgatgttgagactATGCACCAGGCTATGGCTGCTACTCTCGAGCACTGCGTGGACGAGATCCGAAAGATCCAGAAGGAGGCTCGTGAGTCCGGCGAGGCCAAGCGACCTCTGTGGCCCATGATCGTTCTCCGAAGTCCCAAGGGTTGGACTGCCCCTCGCAAGGTTGACGATAATTACCTCGAGGGCTACTGGCGAGCTCACCAGGTGCCCATCTCAGACCCCGCCACAAACCCTGCTCACCTCAAGGTCCTTGAGGATTGGATGCGAAGCTACGAGCCCGATCGTCTATTTGACGAGTCTGGCGCGCCTATTGCCTCTCTCCGTGCTCTTGTGCCTGAAGGTAACCGACGAATGAGCGCCAACCCCGTCGCCAACGGTGGTGCGCTTAGGAAGCCGTTGAGAATGCCCAACTTCAAAGACTACGCCATCAAGGTTGACAGCCCCGGAAACGTCATGAACGCCAGCATGACCAACATGGCTGTCTTCCTCAAGGATGTCATTGCTGAGAACCAGACAAACTTCCGTCTCTTTGGTCCTGATGAGACTGAATCTAACAAGCTTGGCGGTGTCTACGCTGCCGGGAAGAAGGTCTGGATGGGCGAGTacttcgaggaggatgacaaCGGTGGTAACCTTGCCAAGGCTGGCCGTGTCGTTGAGATGCTTTCTGAGCATAACTGTGAAGGCTGGCTCGAGGGTTACCTCCTCAGTGGTCGCCACGGTCTTCTCAACAGTTACGAGCCTTTCATTCACGTTATTGACTCCATGGTCAACCAG CACTGCAAGTGGATCGAGAAGtgtctcgaggttgagtgGCGAGCCAAGGTTGCctctctcaacatcctcttGACTGCCGTTGTCTGGCGTCAAGATCACAACGGTTTCACTCACCAAGATCCCGGTTTCCTCGACGTTGTCGCCAACAAGAGCCCCGAGGTTGTCCGCATCTACCTTCCTCCTGATGGCAACTGTCTGCTTTCTGGTATGTCTAACTCATGA